The following proteins come from a genomic window of Pseudomonas sp. WJP1:
- a CDS encoding DUF1214 domain-containing protein: protein MMLFTAGNSSAADQMQPGDQDIANSYIYLLGRLHVTRQQQLDFQEGFKWNEILHRTPGAVDWPNPNLDVAYSEAWVAVDESSCTIVSVPKIQDRYFTVQFLNGWGETLANINERVFPRQSSGDFAVCLKGAKVKLPDGLTSRIDLPVKQARILARVALGDDPDAAVALQHQFKLAATGSPKLPEIPKTPIFELETLPGVEAFDAAPVALDSEPDLSVGLEPLQQTTLAVAKAISDPAERARVDKIIRTVAFAQIGKAGRLIGHGTSANGWARPGVVGEYGLDYLARTLVNHGGIWANIKPEVLYYRGGSDSTGAELNGNNVYTLTFPADALPTRFAKYFWSVIAVDNVLFRVLPNPEKRYLLNEQTKPQRGADGSLTLYFAAEKPENAPPGNWLPTPKGSVYRLTMRFYGPLDGVANGTYFPPPLVKVL from the coding sequence ATGATGCTATTCACCGCAGGCAACAGCTCTGCAGCAGATCAGATGCAACCCGGCGATCAGGACATCGCCAATTCGTACATTTACCTGCTCGGCCGCCTGCACGTGACGCGCCAGCAACAACTGGATTTCCAGGAAGGTTTCAAATGGAATGAAATCCTCCACCGCACCCCCGGAGCAGTCGATTGGCCCAACCCCAACCTTGATGTGGCCTACTCGGAAGCCTGGGTCGCGGTCGATGAGTCCAGCTGCACCATCGTTTCGGTGCCGAAAATCCAGGATCGCTACTTTACCGTGCAGTTTCTCAACGGCTGGGGCGAGACACTCGCCAACATCAACGAGCGGGTGTTCCCCAGGCAGTCGTCGGGCGATTTTGCCGTGTGCCTCAAAGGCGCCAAGGTCAAGTTGCCAGACGGCCTGACCAGCCGCATCGATCTGCCGGTCAAACAGGCGCGGATCCTGGCGCGTGTGGCGCTGGGCGACGACCCGGATGCCGCCGTTGCCCTGCAGCATCAGTTCAAGCTCGCGGCCACCGGCAGTCCCAAGCTGCCAGAGATCCCCAAGACGCCGATCTTCGAGCTGGAGACGCTGCCCGGCGTCGAAGCCTTCGATGCCGCGCCAGTTGCACTCGATAGCGAGCCGGATCTCAGCGTCGGCCTGGAGCCGCTGCAACAGACAACACTCGCGGTGGCCAAGGCCATCAGCGATCCTGCCGAACGGGCGCGTGTCGACAAGATCATTCGCACCGTCGCCTTCGCGCAGATCGGCAAGGCCGGTCGACTCATCGGCCATGGCACCTCTGCAAATGGCTGGGCACGTCCGGGGGTCGTCGGAGAATACGGGCTCGACTATCTGGCTCGGACCCTGGTCAACCATGGCGGGATCTGGGCCAACATCAAGCCCGAGGTCCTCTACTATCGCGGTGGCAGCGATTCGACGGGGGCCGAACTCAATGGCAACAACGTCTATACGCTGACGTTCCCGGCCGACGCCTTGCCGACCCGGTTTGCCAAGTATTTCTGGTCGGTGATTGCCGTCGACAACGTGCTTTTTCGCGTGCTGCCCAACCCTGAGAAACGCTATCTGCTCAATGAGCAGACCAAGCCCCAGCGCGGGGCGGATGGTTCGCTAACGCTGTATTTTGCTGCCGAGAAACCGGAGAACGCGCCGCCGGGAAACTGGCTTCCCACGCCCAAGGGCAGCGTCTACCGCCTGACGATGCGTTTCTACGGCCCGCTGGACGGCGTGGCCAACGGTACTTACTTCCCGCCGCCACTGGTCAAGGTCCTGTAG
- a CDS encoding SDR family NAD(P)-dependent oxidoreductase, whose translation MKENLGFSLKGKTLLVTGASSGIGAHLAHVASAAGARVVLGARRVERLQQLADEIRQTGGQALAVALDVTDRDSVEAAFDAAEAAFDVVDAVLNNAGIGNGQRVLEISEADWRAMLSTNLDGVWRVAQCAAQRLAKAQRPGSIVNIASMLGLRVGTGYSHYCAAKAGVVQLSKSLALELARYQIRVNAIAPGYFKTEMTGDWFDTEGGQAYLRDTVPMRRLGTLQELEGPFLLLASEAGAFMTGAVLAVDGGHLVGSL comes from the coding sequence ATGAAAGAAAACCTCGGTTTTTCCCTGAAAGGCAAAACGCTGTTGGTCACTGGCGCCTCCAGCGGCATTGGCGCGCATCTGGCGCACGTGGCCAGCGCTGCGGGTGCGCGCGTGGTGCTGGGCGCCCGGCGTGTCGAGCGCTTGCAGCAGCTGGCAGACGAGATTCGCCAGACCGGTGGTCAAGCGCTTGCCGTGGCGTTGGACGTTACCGACCGGGACAGCGTTGAAGCAGCGTTTGATGCCGCCGAAGCTGCTTTCGATGTGGTGGACGCGGTGCTCAACAATGCCGGAATCGGCAATGGCCAGCGGGTGCTGGAGATCAGCGAGGCGGATTGGCGCGCGATGCTGTCGACCAACCTCGACGGCGTCTGGCGCGTTGCCCAGTGTGCCGCGCAACGGCTCGCCAAGGCACAGCGTCCCGGCAGCATCGTCAACATCGCCTCGATGCTCGGCCTGCGCGTGGGGACCGGCTACAGCCACTACTGCGCGGCGAAGGCCGGCGTGGTGCAACTGAGCAAATCCCTGGCGCTGGAACTGGCGCGCTACCAGATCCGCGTGAATGCGATTGCGCCGGGTTACTTCAAGACCGAAATGACCGGTGACTGGTTCGACACCGAAGGGGGCCAGGCGTACTTACGCGACACCGTGCCGATGCGGCGCCTGGGAACTTTACAGGAACTGGAAGGCCCGTTTCTCCTGCTCGCGAGCGAGGCCGGCGCCTTCATGACAGGCGCGGTGCTGGCGGTGGACGGTGGGCATCTGGTCGGCAGCCTGTAA
- a CDS encoding 3-hydroxyacyl-CoA dehydrogenase NAD-binding domain-containing protein, translating into MSNLVTYHVEDNLALIGLASKPVNALGQPLRAAILEACELAASDPDISAIIVHGANGLFCAGADISEFGLPGSFAAPSLPDLLLRLTQIDKPLIASIGRFALGGGLELALACGYRISAADSRLGLPEINLGLLPGAGGTQRLPRLIGAEPALEMMMSGQPVSAGRALELGLIDRLLGEGDCLLDGAHAFARELIREGAPARPAERHANPAAALPDGYFTDYRASHEPRWKNRLAPRLVLAAVESACVLPLQAGLQREVALFKEAEASTQSQALRHVFFAEREAGKVAGVSASTALRPVARVAVIGAGTMGGGIAMNFANVGIPVTLLELKPDALERGLGQIRNSYQISLQRGKLTQEQLDQRMALLTGTLEYADIAECDLVIEAVFESLPIKQQVFRTLDEVCKPGAILASNTSTLDVDQIAAVTRRPQDVIGLHFFSPANVMRLLEVVRGKLTAPEVLATTLKLGKTIGKIPVVSGVCFGFIGNRMLEPYSREAHRLVLEGATPAQIDQVLTDLGLAMGVMAMHDLAGIDVSFLVRESRREAIAHDPSYCRLADELNALGRFGQKTKRGAYIYEGRERKEDFEVITLAERIAGELDIPRRPITTQEIHDRCLFMLINEGLQLLDEGIAERSGDIDLVWINGYGFPAWLGGPMHYAEQIGLDQVLAGIRHYRKALGEYGEMWFHPAPLLERLVAAGKTRIERI; encoded by the coding sequence ATGAGCAACTTGGTCACCTACCACGTCGAAGACAATCTCGCCCTGATCGGCCTCGCATCAAAGCCCGTCAACGCACTGGGGCAACCCCTGCGCGCGGCCATTCTCGAGGCCTGTGAGCTCGCCGCCAGCGACCCTGACATCTCGGCGATCATTGTGCACGGTGCAAACGGCTTGTTCTGCGCCGGTGCCGATATCAGCGAATTCGGTCTGCCCGGGTCGTTCGCCGCCCCGTCCCTGCCCGACCTGCTGCTGCGCCTGACCCAGATCGACAAGCCGCTGATTGCCAGCATCGGCCGCTTCGCCCTCGGTGGCGGGCTGGAACTGGCGCTGGCCTGCGGTTACCGCATCAGCGCTGCCGACAGCCGCCTCGGCCTGCCGGAAATCAACCTGGGCCTGTTGCCCGGTGCGGGCGGGACCCAGCGTTTGCCGCGATTGATCGGGGCCGAACCGGCACTGGAGATGATGATGTCCGGCCAGCCTGTCAGCGCGGGCCGTGCCCTTGAGCTCGGCCTGATCGATCGCCTGCTCGGGGAAGGCGACTGCCTGCTCGACGGCGCACACGCGTTCGCCCGCGAACTGATTCGCGAAGGCGCACCGGCGCGTCCTGCAGAACGTCACGCCAATCCGGCCGCCGCCCTGCCCGATGGCTATTTCACGGACTATCGCGCCAGCCACGAACCGCGCTGGAAAAACCGTCTGGCACCCCGGTTGGTGCTGGCGGCCGTCGAATCGGCCTGCGTGCTGCCATTGCAGGCCGGTCTGCAGCGCGAAGTCGCGCTGTTCAAGGAAGCCGAAGCCTCGACGCAATCCCAGGCCCTGCGCCATGTGTTTTTCGCCGAGCGCGAGGCCGGCAAAGTGGCCGGGGTCAGCGCGTCCACAGCCTTGCGCCCGGTAGCCCGGGTGGCGGTGATCGGCGCGGGGACCATGGGCGGTGGCATCGCCATGAACTTCGCCAACGTGGGCATTCCCGTCACGCTGCTGGAGCTCAAGCCCGACGCGCTGGAGCGCGGGCTGGGGCAGATCCGCAACAGCTACCAGATCAGCCTGCAACGCGGCAAGCTGACCCAGGAACAGCTTGACCAGCGCATGGCCTTGCTCACCGGCACCCTAGAGTATGCCGACATTGCCGAGTGCGACCTGGTGATCGAGGCGGTGTTCGAAAGCCTGCCGATCAAACAGCAGGTGTTCCGCACCCTGGATGAGGTGTGCAAGCCGGGGGCGATTCTGGCCAGCAACACTTCCACCCTCGATGTCGATCAGATCGCCGCGGTCACCCGCCGCCCGCAAGATGTCATCGGCCTGCACTTTTTCAGTCCGGCCAATGTGATGCGCCTGCTCGAAGTGGTTCGCGGCAAACTCACCGCGCCCGAGGTGCTGGCGACCACGCTGAAGCTGGGCAAGACCATTGGAAAAATCCCAGTGGTGTCCGGCGTGTGCTTCGGCTTCATCGGCAATCGCATGCTCGAACCCTACTCCCGCGAAGCCCATCGCCTGGTGTTGGAAGGCGCGACGCCTGCGCAGATCGATCAGGTGCTGACTGACCTGGGCCTGGCCATGGGGGTGATGGCGATGCACGACCTGGCCGGCATCGACGTCAGCTTCCTGGTGCGCGAGTCGCGCCGTGAGGCGATTGCCCATGACCCAAGTTATTGCCGTCTGGCTGACGAACTGAACGCCCTCGGTCGCTTCGGCCAGAAGACCAAGCGTGGTGCGTACATCTATGAGGGCCGCGAGCGCAAGGAAGACTTCGAGGTCATCACCCTGGCCGAACGCATCGCTGGCGAACTGGACATCCCGCGCCGGCCAATCACCACGCAGGAGATTCATGACCGCTGCCTGTTCATGCTGATCAACGAAGGCCTCCAGCTGCTCGACGAAGGCATCGCCGAACGCAGTGGCGATATCGACCTGGTGTGGATCAACGGCTACGGCTTCCCGGCCTGGCTCGGTGGGCCAATGCACTACGCCGAGCAGATCGGCCTGGACCAGGTGCTGGCCGGCATCCGCCATTACCGCAAGGCCCTCGGCGAATACGGCGAGATGTGGTTCCACCCTGCCCCGCTGCTGGAGCGCCTGGTTGCTGCCGGCAAGACCCGCATCGAACGAATCTGA
- a CDS encoding acyl-CoA dehydrogenase: protein MTDLLLNERELRFQLYELLETEALLQRPRYADHDRGVFDASLTTARQIAAELFAPHNHKGDANEPTFDGERIHMIAETKVAWDAFAQAGFLAAHHDFADGGLQLPEVVLRACMAYFNAANISTVAYSFLSIGATNLLKAFAGPQLRERFLAPMLDGRFSGTMALTEPGQGSALGDLRTLARPAENGTYRIFGQKMFISGGDHELTENIVHMVLARIEGAPAGTKGISLFLVPKFLVNADGSVGARNDVALAGLLHKMGYRNTTSTVLSFGEHDGAVGYLVGEAHQGLSYMFQMMNEARIGVGLGAASLAYQSYIHALDYARQRPQGRLPGNKNPAAPQVRIVEHADVRRLLLQQKVYAEGSLALCLYASSLVEDAHTAGTPLERSNAAELLDVLTPVVKTYPSRYGLLASEIGVQVLGGAGYTREYPLEQYYRDNRLNPIHEGTEGIQAIDLLGRKLGTRGGDGYRLFIAEVLATLLAANSDAHCAPLAALLADALSVLEQVTASLQAQVAADANLGMANATPYLDLFGRVVVGWIWLRQALLASRALGTGAGVSDADFYQGKLQAAHYFMTWELAALESQGRLLTEANHVAYYMQDRWF, encoded by the coding sequence ATGACTGACCTGCTGCTCAACGAACGCGAACTGCGCTTCCAGCTTTATGAGCTGCTCGAGACCGAAGCGTTGCTGCAACGTCCGCGCTACGCGGACCACGACCGCGGCGTGTTCGACGCTTCTCTCACCACCGCCCGCCAGATCGCCGCCGAGCTGTTCGCCCCGCACAACCACAAGGGCGATGCCAACGAGCCGACCTTCGATGGCGAGCGGATTCACATGATCGCCGAGACCAAAGTCGCCTGGGATGCCTTTGCCCAGGCCGGCTTCCTGGCCGCGCACCACGATTTCGCCGATGGCGGCCTGCAACTGCCCGAAGTGGTCCTGCGCGCCTGCATGGCCTATTTCAACGCGGCGAACATCTCCACGGTGGCCTATTCCTTCCTGAGCATCGGCGCGACCAATCTGCTCAAGGCCTTTGCCGGTCCACAGTTGCGCGAGCGTTTCCTGGCGCCGATGCTCGACGGCCGCTTCAGCGGCACCATGGCCCTCACCGAACCCGGCCAGGGTTCGGCGCTGGGCGACCTGCGCACCCTGGCACGCCCGGCCGAAAACGGCACTTACCGAATCTTCGGCCAGAAGATGTTCATCTCCGGTGGCGATCACGAACTGACCGAGAACATCGTGCACATGGTGTTGGCCCGCATCGAAGGCGCGCCGGCCGGTACCAAGGGTATTTCGCTGTTCCTGGTGCCCAAGTTCCTGGTCAATGCCGACGGCAGCGTCGGTGCGCGCAACGACGTGGCCCTGGCCGGCCTGCTGCACAAGATGGGCTACCGCAACACCACGTCCACGGTGCTCAGTTTCGGCGAGCATGACGGCGCCGTGGGTTACCTGGTCGGTGAGGCGCATCAGGGCCTGAGCTACATGTTCCAGATGATGAACGAGGCCCGCATCGGCGTCGGCCTGGGGGCCGCCAGCCTCGCCTACCAGAGCTACATTCACGCCCTGGACTACGCCCGCCAGCGCCCACAGGGCCGCCTGCCCGGGAACAAGAACCCGGCGGCGCCCCAGGTGCGCATCGTCGAGCATGCCGATGTGCGCCGGCTGCTGCTGCAACAGAAAGTCTATGCCGAGGGCAGCCTGGCGCTGTGCCTGTATGCCAGCAGCCTGGTGGAGGATGCCCACACCGCCGGCACGCCGCTTGAGCGCAGCAACGCCGCTGAACTGCTCGACGTGCTGACGCCGGTGGTCAAGACCTACCCTTCACGCTACGGCCTGCTCGCGTCGGAGATTGGCGTGCAGGTACTTGGCGGTGCCGGTTATACCCGCGAATACCCGTTGGAACAGTACTACCGCGACAACCGCCTGAACCCGATCCATGAAGGCACCGAAGGCATCCAGGCGATTGACCTGCTGGGCCGCAAACTGGGAACGCGCGGGGGTGACGGTTATCGACTGTTCATCGCCGAAGTGCTTGCCACCCTGCTCGCCGCCAACAGCGATGCACACTGCGCGCCGCTCGCAGCACTGCTGGCCGATGCCTTGAGCGTACTTGAGCAAGTCACCGCCAGCCTGCAAGCGCAGGTGGCGGCCGATGCCAATCTCGGCATGGCCAATGCCACGCCCTATCTGGACCTGTTTGGACGGGTGGTGGTCGGCTGGATCTGGTTGCGCCAGGCCCTGCTGGCCAGCCGCGCCCTGGGGACGGGCGCAGGCGTTAGCGACGCGGATTTCTATCAAGGCAAGTTGCAGGCCGCGCATTACTTCATGACCTGGGAACTGGCTGCGCTGGAGTCCCAGGGGCGCCTGCTCACTGAAGCCAACCATGTCGCCTATTACATGCAGGACCGCTGGTTCTAA
- a CDS encoding DUF1329 domain-containing protein yields the protein MKTTSMLRASALTLSLLATSVLAAVSPQEAAQLGTTLTPLGAEKAGNADGSIPAWTGGLKPGAAPLDRGFLGDPFAADKPQFVITAANVEQYKDKLTPGQLAMFKRYPDSYKIPVYKTQRTAANPQEIYEIARKSAVTTQLINEGSGLENFSQTRYYPFPIPRSGVEVYWNHTNRYRGGNMQRQAAQAAPQTNGSYSIVEYQDELAFPQLMEGIEAGQADNVLYYYKQEITAPSRLAGSVVLIHETIDQVKEPRLAWVYNAGQRRVRRAPQVAYDGPGNGSDGMRTADNTDLMNGAPDRYDWKLIGKKELYIPYNNFKLQSPKLKYDDIIKPGHINQDLTRYELHRVWHVEATLKPGQRHVYAKRDLYFDEDTWQIAEVDHYDGRGQLWRVGEGYGANDYERGAAGYAMMGIYDLIAGRYNVLAMINESKQAPLFGKSAKMTDFTPAALRIAGVR from the coding sequence ATGAAAACAACATCCATGCTGCGCGCCAGCGCATTGACCCTGTCGTTATTGGCCACCAGCGTCCTGGCCGCTGTTTCACCGCAGGAGGCGGCTCAACTGGGCACTACCCTGACACCCTTGGGCGCCGAAAAAGCCGGCAATGCCGACGGCAGCATTCCGGCCTGGACCGGTGGCCTCAAGCCCGGCGCCGCCCCGCTTGACCGAGGCTTTCTCGGTGACCCGTTCGCCGCCGACAAGCCGCAGTTCGTGATCACCGCGGCCAACGTGGAGCAATACAAGGACAAGCTGACCCCGGGCCAACTGGCGATGTTCAAGCGCTACCCGGACAGTTACAAGATTCCCGTGTACAAGACCCAGCGTACCGCCGCCAATCCCCAGGAGATCTACGAGATTGCCAGGAAAAGCGCGGTGACCACCCAACTCATCAACGAGGGCAGCGGCCTGGAGAATTTCAGCCAGACCCGCTACTACCCGTTCCCGATTCCAAGGAGCGGCGTCGAGGTCTACTGGAACCATACCAACCGTTATCGCGGTGGCAACATGCAGCGCCAGGCCGCTCAGGCCGCACCGCAAACCAACGGCTCCTACTCGATTGTCGAGTACCAGGACGAGCTCGCCTTCCCGCAACTGATGGAAGGGATCGAAGCGGGACAGGCCGACAACGTCCTGTATTACTACAAACAGGAAATCACCGCCCCTTCACGCCTGGCCGGTAGCGTGGTGCTGATTCACGAGACCATCGACCAGGTCAAGGAACCGCGCCTGGCGTGGGTCTACAACGCCGGCCAGCGCCGGGTACGCCGTGCGCCGCAAGTGGCCTACGACGGCCCGGGCAACGGTTCCGACGGCATGCGCACGGCCGACAACACCGACTTGATGAACGGCGCGCCGGACCGTTACGACTGGAAGCTGATCGGCAAGAAGGAACTGTACATCCCGTACAACAACTTCAAGCTGCAATCACCCAAGTTGAAGTATGACGACATCATCAAGCCGGGCCATATCAACCAGGACCTGACCCGCTACGAGCTGCACCGTGTATGGCACGTCGAGGCCACGCTAAAGCCTGGGCAGCGTCACGTCTATGCCAAGCGCGACCTGTACTTCGATGAAGACACCTGGCAGATCGCCGAGGTCGATCACTATGACGGTCGCGGTCAGCTCTGGCGTGTCGGCGAAGGCTATGGTGCCAACGATTACGAACGCGGCGCCGCCGGCTACGCGATGATGGGGATTTATGACCTGATCGCCGGCCGCTACAACGTGCTGGCGATGATCAACGAATCCAAGCAGGCGCCGCTGTTCGGCAAGTCCGCCAAGATGACCGACTTCACACCGGCCGCGCTGCGCATCGCTGGCGTGCGCTGA
- a CDS encoding DUF1302 domain-containing protein, with product MTKKTKRGVFQPSLLAVAVMVAIGASTQAHAVEFNIGEIQGTFDSSLSVGASWSTTDPDKQFISNFNSQGVTGGESSSRTTDDNRLNFKKGETFSKIFKGVHDLELKYGDSGAFVRGKYWYDFELMDEHRPFYDIDNSGRDRAAKSSGAMFLDSFVYHNYSLGDQVGNVRLGKQVVSWGESTFIGNSINSINPVDVAALRRPGAEVKEGLIPVNLLYVSQGLADNITAEAFYQLEWDKSVLDNCGTFFGTDGVPQGCNDRLVVAGRDLPPGVAQNTGGLAAIAAGTDNAFIPRLKDNDARDSGQYGIALRWYVPEANDTEFGAYALNYHSRNPYLSINQMSSAAGGVTSARSVRYFIDYPEDIRLYGLSFQTNVSGVSLGGEVSYRPNMPLQLNTADLLSAATFGATSPLITTGFAGRNLGAEVNGYKRMPVTQAQVTATQFFDQVLGASRLTVVGEVGYNHINGLGKADGSDLRFGRSPSFGSGELQGAAGPATCAGTAVGTPAASNPAQECNDHGFYTSNSWGYRLRGKLDYQNVIAGINLSPNIAWSHDVEGYGPNFEEGSKAVSLGVDADYQNTYTSSLSYTNYFGGDFNTNVDRDYVALSFGVNF from the coding sequence ATGACAAAAAAAACAAAGCGCGGCGTCTTCCAGCCCAGTCTGCTGGCCGTAGCGGTAATGGTTGCCATCGGCGCGAGTACTCAAGCTCACGCGGTTGAATTCAACATCGGGGAGATTCAAGGCACGTTCGATTCGTCGTTGTCGGTTGGCGCCAGCTGGTCCACCACCGATCCGGACAAGCAGTTCATTTCCAACTTCAACTCCCAGGGCGTGACCGGTGGCGAGTCGTCCTCGCGGACCACCGACGACAATCGCCTGAACTTCAAGAAAGGCGAAACCTTCTCGAAGATCTTCAAGGGCGTGCATGACCTGGAGCTGAAATACGGCGACAGCGGCGCCTTCGTGCGCGGCAAATACTGGTACGACTTCGAGCTGATGGACGAGCATCGGCCCTTCTATGACATCGACAACAGCGGCCGTGACCGCGCGGCCAAGTCGTCCGGGGCGATGTTCCTCGACAGCTTCGTCTACCACAACTATTCGTTGGGCGATCAGGTCGGCAACGTGCGCCTGGGCAAGCAGGTGGTGAGCTGGGGCGAGAGTACGTTCATCGGCAACTCGATCAACAGCATCAACCCGGTCGACGTCGCCGCGCTACGCCGTCCGGGTGCGGAAGTGAAGGAAGGCCTGATTCCGGTCAACCTGCTCTACGTGTCCCAGGGCCTGGCTGACAACATCACCGCCGAAGCGTTTTACCAGCTGGAGTGGGACAAGTCGGTACTCGACAACTGCGGCACCTTCTTCGGCACGGACGGCGTGCCCCAGGGCTGCAACGACCGCCTGGTGGTCGCCGGCCGTGATCTGCCACCGGGAGTGGCGCAGAACACAGGCGGCCTGGCGGCCATCGCCGCGGGCACGGACAACGCGTTCATTCCGCGCCTGAAGGACAACGATGCGCGCGACAGCGGCCAGTATGGCATCGCCCTGCGCTGGTACGTGCCGGAAGCGAACGACACCGAGTTCGGCGCCTATGCACTGAACTACCACAGCCGCAACCCGTACCTGAGCATCAACCAGATGAGCAGTGCGGCAGGAGGTGTGACCTCGGCACGCAGCGTGCGGTATTTCATCGATTACCCGGAAGACATTCGCCTCTATGGCCTGAGCTTCCAGACCAACGTTTCCGGCGTATCCCTGGGCGGTGAAGTCAGCTACAGGCCGAACATGCCACTGCAACTGAACACCGCCGACCTGTTGTCCGCCGCGACCTTCGGCGCCACCTCACCGCTGATCACCACCGGTTTCGCCGGTCGCAACCTCGGTGCCGAGGTCAACGGCTACAAGCGCATGCCGGTGACCCAGGCGCAAGTGACCGCGACCCAGTTCTTCGATCAGGTGCTGGGAGCCAGCCGCCTGACCGTGGTCGGCGAAGTGGGTTACAACCACATCAATGGCCTGGGCAAGGCCGACGGTAGCGACTTGCGCTTCGGCCGCAGCCCGTCCTTCGGTTCCGGCGAACTGCAAGGCGCAGCAGGCCCGGCCACCTGCGCCGGCACGGCCGTGGGCACACCAGCAGCCAGCAACCCGGCGCAGGAATGCAACGACCATGGCTTCTACACCAGCAACAGCTGGGGCTATCGCCTGCGCGGAAAGCTCGACTACCAGAACGTGATCGCCGGCATCAACCTGTCGCCCAACATCGCCTGGTCCCATGACGTTGAAGGTTACGGCCCGAACTTCGAAGAGGGTTCCAAAGCCGTCAGCCTGGGCGTGGATGCCGACTACCAGAACACCTACACCAGCAGCCTCAGTTACACCAATTACTTTGGCGGCGACTTCAACACCAACGTCGACCGCGACTACGTCGCGCTCAGCTTCGGCGTGAACTTCTGA